A part of Carettochelys insculpta isolate YL-2023 chromosome 1, ASM3395843v1, whole genome shotgun sequence genomic DNA contains:
- the LOC142002546 gene encoding olfactory receptor 52B2-like — MVMLNSTKFSHLTFLLVGIPGLEAWHTWISIPFSLMYSVALLGNCGLIVLIATQRRLHEPMFIFLSMLAVTDLILSNCTVPNMLAIFWFAARDISFTSCLTQVFFVHFGSAAESAVLLAMGFDRYIAICDPLRYATVLTKAKIGKIATAIVARSFCIIFPIVFLLKRLPFCASNVLPHSYCEHIGVARLACADITLNIWYGFAVPILTSVVDIVFISVSYLLILRTVFRLPTKDAQLKALGTCGSHICIILLLYIPGLFTLLAHRFGHNIPQHIHILLADIYVLVPPVLNPIVYGVKTKQLWERVGYLWSQKQMWC, encoded by the coding sequence ATGGTCATGCTCAACAGCACAAAATTCAGTCACCTCACATTTCTCCTGGTCGGCATCCCGGGCCTGGAGGCCTGGCACacctggatctccatccccttctcctTGATGTACTCTGTTGCTCTTTTAGGGAACTGTGGTCTCATAGTCCTTATTGCAACACAGCGCCGGCTGCACGAGCCCATGTTCATTTTCCTCTCCATGTTGGCTGTCACTGACTTGATCTTATCTAATTGTACAGTACCTAACATGCTGGCCATATTCTGGTTTGCAGCCAGAGACATTTCTTTCACTTCCTGCCTTACCCAGGTGTTCTTTGTTCACTTTGGTTCCGCTGCTGAGTCAGCCGTCCTGCTGGCCATGGGGTTTGATCGCTACATAGCCATCTGTGACCCTCTCAGATACGCCACTGTCCTCACCAAAGCGAAGATTGGGAAAATAGCCACCGCCATTGTTGCCAGAAGCTTTTGTATAATTTTTCCCATTGTCTTTCTCCTCAAACGACTGCCCTTCTGTGCAAGCAACGTCCTACCCCACTCCTACTGTGAGCACATCGGGGTGGCCAGGCTGGCCTGTGCAGATATAACCCTCAATATCTGGTATGGCTTTGCAGTGCCCATTTTAACGTCTGTGGTCGACATTGTGTTTATCTCTGTGTCTTACCTGCTGATCCTCAGGACTGTCTTCAGGCTCCCCACCAAAGATGCCCAGCTCAAGGCTCTTGGTACCTGCGGCTCCCACATCTGTATTATCCTATTATTGTACATCCCAGGCCTCTTCACCCTTCTAGCCCATCGCTTTGGGCATAATATCCCTCAACACATTCACATCTTGCTGGCTGATATCTATGTGCTCGTCCCGCCCGTGCTCAATCCCATAGTTTACGGGGTAAAAACAAAGCAGCTGTGGGAACGAGTGGGCTACCTGTGGTCCCAGAAGCAGATGTGGTGTTAA
- the LOC142002551 gene encoding olfactory receptor 52B2-like, whose amino-acid sequence MAVLNSTKFSHLTFLLVGIPGLEAWHTWISIPFSLMYSVALLGNCGLIVLIATQRRLHEPMFIFLSMLAVTDLILSNCTVPNMLAIFWLAARDISFTSCLTQVFVVHFGFVAESAVLLAMGFDRYVAICDPLRYTTVLTKAKIGKIATAIVARSFCIIFPVVFLLKRLPFCASNVLPHSYCEHIGVARLACADITLNIWYGFAVPIVTVILDVVFIAVSYMLILRAVFKLPTKDARLKALSTCGSHICIILLFYIPAFFTLLTHRFGHNIPRHIHILLADLYVLVPPVLNPIVYGMKTKQLREQVGYIWSQKHKWC is encoded by the coding sequence ATGGCTGTGCTCAACAGCACAAAATTCAGTCATCTCACATTTCTCCTGGTCGGCATCCCGGGCCTGGAGGCCTGGCACacctggatctccatccccttctcctTGATGTACTCTGTTGCTCTTTTAGGGAACTGTGGTCTCATAGTCCTCATTGCAACACAGCGCCGGCTGCACGAGCCCATGTTCATTTTCCTCTCCATGTTGGCTGTCACTGACTTGATCTTATCTAATTGTACAGTGCCTAACATGCTGGCCATATTCTGGCTTGCAGCCAGAGACATTTCTTTCACTTCCTGCCTTACCCAGGTGTTCGTTGTGCACTTTGGGTTTGTTGCTGAGTCAGCCGTCCTGCTGGCCATGGGGTTTGATCGCTACGTAGCCATCTGTGACCCTCTCAGATACACCACTGTCCTCACCAAAGCGAAAATTGGGAAAATAGCCACCGCCATTGTTGCCAGAAGCTTTTGTATAATTTTTCCAGTTGTCTTTCTCCTCAAACGACTGCCCTTCTGTGCAAGCAACGTCCTACCCCACTCCTACTGCGAGCACATCGGGGTGGCCAGGCTGGCCTGCGCAGACATAACCCTCAATATCTGGTATGGCTTTGCAGTGCCTATTGTAACCGTTATACTAGATGTTGTGTTTATCGCTGTGTCTTATATGCTGATTCTCAGGGCTGTCTTCAAGCTCCCCACcaaagatgcccggctcaaggcTCTCAGCACGTGTGGCTCCCACATCTGTATCATCCTATTATTTTATATCCCAGCCTTTTTCACCCTCCTAACTCATCGCTTTGGCCATAACATCCCTCGACACATTCACATCCTGCTGGCTGATCTCTACGTGCTCGTCCCGCCCGTGCTCAACCCCATTGTTTATGGGATGAAAACCAAGCAGCTGAGGGAACAAGTGGGCTATATTTGGTCTCAGAAACATAAATGGTGCTGA